A segment of the Panicum hallii strain FIL2 chromosome 1, PHallii_v3.1, whole genome shotgun sequence genome:
GCTCACTTTCAAGGCGGCCGCGCCCGGCGGCGAGCCCATGGAGTGCGCGGTGTGCCTGAGCGCCATGCAGGACGGGGACGCGGTGCGCGCGCTCCCCGGGTGCCGGCACGCGTTCCACGCCGCCTGCGTCGACGCCTGGCTCTGCGCGCGCGCCACCTGCCCCGtctgccgcgcgcgccccgcgctgccgccgccgcagcaggcGCCCAAGGCTGGcgccaaggcggcggcggcggggtcctCCGGCAGGCAGCCGGACCTGGAGAGCCAAGTATAGCGCGGCCACAGCGCTGACCGTGTGCGAGCTGCTAAGGTAGGTAGCTGTTGCGTTTTGTTCCCAATCTGctgtcttcttcttcctcctcgaaGAGAGTCGATGGATGATTGGCTGTAGATAGGCTCCCTGAGTACATAATTTTGGTGTCAAATTCTTGTACTGGGATGAACAATGTCTGAACCATGGCATGTAATTCCGCTCGTGCATTGTTTGTCAGTGAAAAGTTTCTCTGAAAGCACTGTATTATAATAGCAATTAGCATTTTACGACAGATTTTCTGAGGATCCTGCAATATTTTGCATTGCATCTGAACACTTGTTTTTCAGTTTCCGTGTCAAGTTCTCTTCTTGAGAAAAAAGTCTGTCAAGTTTGTCATGACTCTCTGTGTTTCAGAAAGCATCCTGGTCAATGGTTGTTCACTTGTTCCCCAAATCCCTTTCATCTTACTCATTCCCTTGATTCCTCAACCAAAATCTGCACACAGTTAAGCGGAGTTATTAACCAAGCAATTAGTAGCTACTCTCTCGGTcccaaattacaattcattttaTCGTTTTAGTTTGTATCTAACATAGTGTAATTTAGAATGGAGGTAGCAGCTCATAGTTGCATCGTGGATAATCAGGTGGATGGCTGATCCAATGCCCGGCTGAAGGGGACATTGGAATACCACTGGCTGATGAGTTTGTCTAGTGTCTCGTTCGCTTGTGGCCAGATCGATGCGATTGAGGCATCAGCGGCACTGTCACAGCGACATCAAATGATTGTTTAACCTCGTGTACGGCATAATAGGGTATTATTGAGCAATTATCGACAAAACAGCCTCTGTACTTTGTAGTACCCACCAAGGATCCAAGCGTATCCTATTTCTGGGATTATCCAAGGCCACAAACTTTTTGGCCGGGTTGCGTTTCACATTGCGTTCAATTTGGTTGGATATATAGG
Coding sequences within it:
- the LOC112902041 gene encoding RING-H2 finger protein ATL39-like — its product is MSTVDATGTPPAPAAGRGRCCTSGATLELVGAFTAVCLVLYGVILYMNYLYVRWSGRDGVHRTDSGAGLPARKRPAAGLDKSALAAMPVLTFKAAAPGGEPMECAVCLSAMQDGDAVRALPGCRHAFHAACVDAWLCARATCPVCRARPALPPPQQAPKAGAKAAAAGSSGRQPDLESQV